A genomic region of Bernardetia sp. ABR2-2B contains the following coding sequences:
- a CDS encoding Rid family hydrolase yields the protein MSNQKFETNNAPKPVGLYPHARKVGDLLFLSGVGARDAKTNEIHGNVYNEDGKLVSYDIEAQCHTVFQNVKAILEASGSSWDKLVDVTVFLTNMEDDFKKYNKVYAEYFKDNQPCRTTLGISSLPTPIAIELKCVATI from the coding sequence ATGTCTAATCAAAAATTTGAAACCAATAACGCACCCAAACCAGTAGGTTTGTACCCTCACGCAAGAAAAGTAGGCGATTTATTATTTCTTTCTGGCGTAGGAGCAAGAGATGCCAAAACAAACGAAATACATGGAAATGTTTATAATGAAGATGGAAAATTAGTTTCTTATGATATAGAAGCGCAATGTCATACTGTTTTTCAGAATGTAAAAGCAATTTTGGAAGCAAGTGGAAGCAGTTGGGATAAGCTAGTTGATGTTACAGTTTTCTTGACAAATATGGAAGATGATTTTAAGAAGTATAATAAAGTATATGCAGAATATTTTAAAGATAATCAGCCTTGCCGTACGACTTTAGGAATTAGTTCTCTTCCGACTCCAATTGCTATTGAATTAAAATGTGTAGCTACAATTTAA
- a CDS encoding ABC transporter ATP-binding protein gives MKELFALNKYFYRYKWHLLGGIFFVLMSCVFAIIPAQIVRHAFDLITNTIRMNDLFEGTVGQEQVMITFRNVVLLYGGLILLMALIRGLFLFFQRQTIIVMSRLIEYDLKNDIYVHYQKLPLAFYRKNNTGDLMNRISEDVSQVRMYLGPAIMYTINMVGTAVLVISYMLTINVRLTLFSLLPLPILSISIYYVNNLINKRSILIQQSLSKMTTFVQEAFSGIRVMKAYIREDDFSREFEGETKDYFNKSLDLVRVNSLFLPLIIGLIGLSTILTVYVGGIEVMRGTITTGNIAEFVIYVNLLTWPVASLGWVTSLTQRAAASQERINEFLNTKSEIVSTENKKTEIKGKVKFDDVTFIYPDSGIKALENVSFEIREGQTLAILGTTGSGKSTIANLICRMYDVNEGQIMIDKTALQEYEVQYLRSNVGYVPQEVFLFSDSIRNNIAFGFNENDFEENQIKEAARDADLLENIERFPKGFETMLGERGITLSGGQKQRVSIARAIIRNPKIMILDDSLSAVDTKTENAILQNMKRIMKNRTSIIISHRVSSAKLADYIIFLDEGKIVEQGTHDELLESNGLYTELYEKQLQEEVS, from the coding sequence ATGAAAGAACTTTTTGCCTTAAATAAATATTTTTATCGATACAAATGGCATCTTTTGGGTGGTATTTTTTTCGTATTGATGTCCTGTGTTTTTGCTATTATTCCTGCCCAAATTGTGCGTCATGCTTTTGATTTGATAACCAATACAATCAGAATGAATGACCTTTTTGAAGGCACAGTAGGGCAAGAGCAAGTGATGATTACCTTTCGAAATGTAGTTTTGCTTTACGGAGGACTTATTTTATTGATGGCTCTTATTCGTGGACTATTTTTGTTCTTCCAACGCCAGACGATTATTGTTATGTCTAGGCTGATTGAGTATGATTTGAAGAACGATATTTATGTTCACTATCAAAAATTGCCGTTAGCTTTTTATAGAAAAAACAATACTGGTGACCTAATGAACCGAATATCAGAAGATGTTTCACAAGTTAGAATGTATCTTGGTCCTGCTATTATGTACACTATTAATATGGTCGGAACGGCTGTTTTGGTAATTTCTTATATGCTTACAATTAATGTACGCCTTACGCTTTTCTCGCTTTTGCCGTTGCCTATTCTTTCGATTAGTATTTATTATGTCAATAATTTAATCAATAAACGCTCTATTCTGATTCAGCAAAGCCTCTCTAAAATGACCACTTTCGTACAAGAAGCTTTTTCTGGTATTCGTGTGATGAAAGCCTATATTAGAGAAGATGATTTTTCAAGAGAATTTGAAGGCGAAACAAAAGATTATTTTAATAAATCATTGGATTTGGTGCGTGTCAATTCGCTTTTTTTGCCTTTAATTATCGGACTTATTGGGCTTAGTACAATTCTGACGGTTTATGTTGGGGGAATTGAGGTAATGAGAGGAACAATTACGACAGGAAATATTGCTGAATTTGTGATTTATGTAAACCTCTTGACTTGGCCTGTTGCTTCTTTGGGTTGGGTTACGAGCCTTACACAACGTGCAGCAGCTTCACAAGAACGTATCAATGAATTTTTGAATACAAAAAGTGAAATTGTATCGACAGAAAATAAAAAGACGGAAATAAAAGGAAAGGTAAAATTTGATGATGTAACTTTCATTTATCCAGATTCGGGAATTAAAGCCTTAGAAAATGTCAGTTTTGAGATTCGTGAAGGACAAACACTTGCAATTTTGGGTACGACAGGCTCAGGAAAAAGTACGATTGCAAACCTTATTTGTAGAATGTATGACGTAAATGAAGGACAAATTATGATAGACAAAACAGCACTTCAAGAGTACGAAGTACAGTATTTGCGTTCGAATGTCGGTTATGTTCCACAAGAAGTATTTTTGTTTTCTGATTCTATTCGAAATAATATTGCTTTTGGATTCAATGAAAATGATTTTGAAGAAAATCAAATCAAAGAAGCTGCAAGAGATGCTGATTTGTTAGAAAACATCGAACGCTTTCCAAAAGGATTCGAAACAATGCTTGGCGAACGAGGAATTACACTTTCTGGAGGACAAAAGCAGCGTGTCAGTATTGCTAGAGCAATTATTCGTAATCCAAAAATAATGATTTTGGATGATAGTCTTTCAGCAGTAGATACAAAAACAGAAAATGCGATTCTTCAAAATATGAAACGTATAATGAAAAATCGCACCTCTATTATTATTTCACACCGTGTTTCTTCTGCCAAACTTGCTGACTATATTATCTTCTTAGATGAAGGGAAAATAGTAGAACAAGGAACACACGATGAGCTTTTAGAAAGTAATGGGCTTTATACAGAACTCTATGAAAAGCAGTTGCAGGAAGAGGTTTCTTAA
- a CDS encoding DUF2071 domain-containing protein: MSFLKAEWRKLAIANYEIDPNILYPYLPNGTELDFWEGKCYVSLIGFMFKNVRLLGVPIPFHINFEEVNLRFYVKRYDTDEDKMNNDYKRGVVFIKEIVPKPAITFVANTVYGENYQTMKMSHQWIENQNDREIEYTWQKNSKEKLNSIYLKTEKNLSEIEKESKAEFITEHYWGYAKKNKRETNEYEVTHPRWQQYKVLDYKIETDFEKMYGKEFAFLNHQEPASVLLAEGSEITVEPKSKIR, from the coding sequence ATGAGTTTCCTAAAAGCTGAATGGCGAAAATTAGCGATTGCAAATTATGAAATTGACCCTAATATACTGTATCCTTACCTTCCTAACGGAACAGAATTAGATTTTTGGGAAGGAAAGTGTTATGTCAGTCTGATTGGTTTTATGTTTAAAAATGTGAGATTATTAGGAGTACCTATTCCTTTTCATATCAATTTTGAAGAGGTCAATTTGCGTTTCTATGTCAAGAGATACGATACAGACGAGGATAAAATGAATAATGATTATAAAAGAGGTGTAGTTTTTATAAAAGAGATTGTTCCTAAACCAGCCATTACTTTTGTCGCCAATACAGTGTATGGAGAAAATTATCAGACAATGAAAATGAGCCATCAATGGATTGAAAATCAAAATGACAGAGAGATAGAATATACGTGGCAAAAGAACTCAAAAGAAAAACTCAATTCTATTTATCTCAAAACTGAAAAAAATCTGAGTGAGATAGAAAAAGAAAGTAAAGCAGAATTTATCACAGAACACTATTGGGGATATGCAAAGAAAAATAAAAGAGAAACTAATGAGTATGAAGTTACACACCCAAGATGGCAACAGTATAAAGTTTTGGATTATAAAATAGAGACTGACTTTGAGAAAATGTACGGAAAAGAGTTTGCCTTCTTGAATCATCAAGAACCAGCTTCTGTACTACTTGCTGAGGGTTCGGAAATTACCGTAGAGCCAAAAAGTAAGATTAGATAA
- a CDS encoding serine hydrolase domain-containing protein, whose amino-acid sequence MNILKFPVLLVVVLLFTFSLSSCGGGDSDPEPDVDVVDPPADGDDDGNASTDEQIFDDFVASQMSSQRLPAVGAIIFKDDQILHEGYYGKSNVEQNLPLEESHLFLIASISKTVTGVALLRLYDEGKFDLDDPINDYLSFPVNNPNSDTPITFRMLLTHTSSIIDGDLLYDNYTFGGDTPIALKSFMESYLKEGGSRYDANDNFSDAEAGTEFNYSNAASALIGLLVEEISGKSFVEYTRDDIFTPLGMLSTSWRLDEITETIVQPYEVEDDDFVKIDHYTFPDYPNGGLRTTPREMANFTAAIANGGSFDGYELLKSSTVEEMLTKQIPNLDETMGLHMFLQNESLGLWGHNGGEQGTSTEMAFDPVTKIGVLVFTNMSDADLTEIYEEAFELGKKLQ is encoded by the coding sequence ATGAATATTCTTAAATTTCCTGTGCTGTTAGTAGTAGTTTTATTATTTACTTTTTCACTCTCAAGTTGTGGTGGTGGAGATAGCGACCCAGAACCTGATGTAGATGTTGTTGATCCTCCTGCAGATGGAGACGATGATGGTAACGCCAGTACAGACGAACAAATATTTGATGACTTCGTGGCTTCTCAAATGTCATCTCAACGCCTTCCTGCTGTGGGCGCAATTATCTTCAAAGATGACCAGATTTTACATGAAGGGTATTATGGAAAATCAAATGTAGAGCAGAACTTACCTTTAGAAGAAAGTCATTTATTTTTGATTGCTTCTATCTCAAAAACAGTTACAGGAGTTGCCTTGCTTCGTTTGTATGATGAAGGCAAGTTTGACTTAGATGACCCAATCAATGATTATCTTTCTTTTCCTGTCAATAACCCTAACTCTGACACACCCATTACTTTTCGAATGCTTCTTACTCACACTTCTTCTATTATAGATGGAGATTTATTATATGATAATTATACATTTGGTGGAGACACGCCTATTGCATTGAAATCGTTTATGGAAAGTTACCTCAAAGAAGGTGGTTCTCGTTATGATGCAAATGATAATTTTTCAGATGCAGAAGCAGGAACAGAATTTAATTATAGTAATGCAGCTTCTGCGCTTATTGGTCTTTTGGTAGAAGAAATTTCGGGAAAGAGTTTCGTAGAATATACAAGAGATGATATTTTCACTCCTCTAGGAATGCTTTCGACAAGCTGGAGATTAGATGAGATTACAGAAACAATTGTTCAGCCGTATGAAGTGGAAGATGATGATTTCGTAAAAATTGATCATTATACTTTTCCAGATTATCCAAATGGTGGATTGCGTACGACACCAAGAGAAATGGCTAACTTTACGGCTGCCATCGCTAATGGAGGTAGTTTTGATGGTTATGAGCTGCTCAAATCTTCAACAGTAGAAGAAATGCTTACAAAACAAATTCCAAATCTTGATGAGACAATGGGTTTACATATGTTTCTTCAAAACGAATCTTTAGGTCTTTGGGGACACAATGGAGGCGAACAAGGCACAAGTACAGAGATGGCTTTTGACCCTGTTACCAAAATTGGTGTTCTTGTATTTACGAATATGAGTGATGCAGACTTGACAGAAATATATGAAGAAGCATTTGAATTAGGTAAAAAATTACAATAA
- a CDS encoding YiiX family permuted papain-like enzyme, translating to MIRSIFKIVYLLSFLFSTLSCTTKKSDKPVQSLKENLVQKQKQTQENNIINEGDIIFQTSISSQSKAIQLATHSKYSHVGIIFKSEKDSTNFLVLEAVQPVKFTPLKEWIKRGQDAHFVIKRLKNADKILTFEALHKMKNLGKTFLGKNYDLYFEWSDERIYCSELVWKIYKEGIDIEIGELEKLSSFDLESKAVREKMKERYKNQIPYDENVISPAAIFQSDKLISVPNPTNF from the coding sequence ATGATAAGGTCTATTTTCAAAATAGTTTATTTACTTAGCTTTCTCTTCTCAACTTTATCTTGTACAACCAAAAAATCAGACAAACCAGTACAATCTCTGAAAGAAAATCTAGTTCAGAAGCAGAAACAAACTCAAGAAAATAACATCATAAACGAAGGAGATATTATTTTTCAAACTTCTATCTCTTCACAAAGCAAGGCTATTCAACTCGCCACACATTCAAAATATAGCCATGTCGGTATTATTTTCAAATCAGAGAAAGATTCTACTAATTTTCTTGTCTTAGAAGCTGTTCAGCCAGTGAAATTTACACCTTTGAAAGAATGGATAAAAAGAGGGCAAGATGCTCATTTTGTAATTAAACGTCTGAAAAATGCTGACAAAATACTAACTTTTGAGGCTTTGCATAAAATGAAAAATCTAGGAAAAACTTTTTTAGGAAAAAACTATGACCTCTATTTTGAATGGTCTGATGAAAGAATATATTGTTCCGAGCTTGTTTGGAAAATCTATAAGGAAGGCATAGATATAGAAATTGGGGAATTAGAAAAACTGTCTAGTTTTGACTTAGAAAGTAAAGCTGTCAGAGAAAAAATGAAAGAGCGATATAAAAATCAAATTCCTTATGATGAAAATGTAATCTCCCCTGCTGCTATTTTTCAGTCTGATAAACTAATTTCTGTTCCTAACCCTACCAATTTTTAA
- a CDS encoding pitrilysin family protein, with translation MSSENSTNSDNYQIHTFPNGIRLVHCRVNHTKIAHCGFSLEVGSRDEKEHQEGIAHFWEHMAFKGTQKRKAFHIINRLDAVGGELNAFTTKEKIVFYASVLDEHSEKAIDILSDIAFRSIFPDKEIEKERGVILEEMAMYKDNPVDLLDDEFDEVVFGNHALGKQILGTTESVRRFKKTDFEEFVGQNLDTSRLIFSSVSRLPFEKVKKMVEKYIADIPVYSSTLYRNPAPFIKAQHIIKPKSISQAHCMIGGAAYNLHDKKRIPFALLNNYLGGPALNSRLNLSLREKYGLVYSVDSGFSAYSDSGMFAISFATEKKSLNKSLNLVLKQLNLLKEKTLGSGLFHTAKQQFKGQLAMSSESNSGLMIGMGKSFLDFGRMVSLQEFFDQIDALTVLDLQEIAQEIFREENLHRLIYMPDGTQEDEEE, from the coding sequence ATGAGTTCAGAAAATTCAACTAATTCAGATAATTACCAAATCCATACATTTCCAAATGGCATTCGTTTGGTTCATTGTAGAGTAAATCATACCAAAATAGCGCATTGTGGTTTTAGCTTAGAAGTAGGAAGCAGAGACGAAAAAGAGCATCAAGAAGGAATCGCTCACTTTTGGGAACACATGGCTTTCAAAGGAACTCAAAAAAGAAAAGCCTTTCATATTATTAATCGTTTGGATGCTGTTGGGGGCGAACTCAATGCCTTTACGACAAAAGAAAAGATTGTTTTTTATGCTTCTGTTTTAGATGAGCATTCTGAAAAAGCAATTGATATTTTATCAGATATTGCTTTTCGTTCTATTTTTCCAGATAAAGAAATTGAGAAAGAAAGAGGTGTTATTTTGGAAGAAATGGCAATGTATAAAGATAATCCTGTTGATTTATTGGATGATGAGTTTGATGAAGTAGTTTTTGGAAATCACGCCTTAGGAAAACAAATCTTGGGAACAACTGAAAGTGTGAGGCGATTCAAAAAGACTGATTTTGAAGAGTTTGTAGGGCAAAATTTAGATACAAGTCGCCTTATTTTTTCTTCTGTTAGTCGCCTACCGTTTGAAAAAGTAAAAAAAATGGTAGAAAAATATATTGCTGATATTCCTGTATATTCTTCTACTTTATATCGAAATCCTGCACCTTTCATAAAAGCACAACATATTATAAAACCAAAATCTATTTCACAGGCACACTGTATGATTGGTGGTGCAGCTTATAATTTACATGATAAAAAACGCATTCCTTTTGCACTCTTGAACAATTACCTAGGAGGACCTGCGCTCAACTCTCGTCTAAATCTTTCCCTTAGAGAAAAATATGGTTTGGTTTATTCTGTTGATTCGGGTTTTTCGGCATATAGCGATTCTGGAATGTTTGCTATTTCGTTTGCCACAGAAAAAAAGAGTTTGAATAAAAGTTTGAATTTGGTTCTGAAACAGCTCAATCTTCTCAAAGAAAAAACATTAGGAAGTGGACTTTTTCATACGGCCAAACAGCAGTTTAAAGGGCAGTTAGCAATGTCTAGTGAGAGTAATTCGGGTTTGATGATAGGAATGGGAAAATCATTTTTGGATTTTGGAAGAATGGTTTCTCTACAAGAGTTTTTTGACCAAATAGATGCGCTTACAGTCTTAGACTTGCAAGAGATTGCACAAGAGATTTTCAGAGAAGAGAATTTACATCGTCTGATTTATATGCCTGACGGAACGCAAGAAGATGAAGAAGAGTAG
- a CDS encoding DUF3857 domain-containing protein: MKKYNFDKKILVGILFLLFTSLSSNLFSQNLLLEEYRKIYPKEKAVFVFRKKEINIDFDTKKDSFKIISQIESRMLHLRLHSQAYAQEAISYSDYTKISDIDAYSLVQTADGIRKKQVNNFQTRDAVSDDVFYNDVKEKVFLFSNITAGTQTHLAYKEELLEPRFLGSFFFTSYIPSQKTEIRVSVAANIEIGFELFGVDTSRIEFTEKTQENRKIYTWSLENVSKYIDEKSSPNLRYYEPHIVLFIKNRELGNNKKVPLSSSIKDLYDWYYPFVKEIDTMKGFPELEYFVDELTANDTTQLAKAKTIFDWVATQVQYIAFEDGERGFRPAQPQKVCKRKYGDCKDMASALLAMLRVEGIEAHFAWLGSRDLPYTYSQTPVPLVDNHMIVVAKINDKNYFLDATGNQETFGTPSYFIQAKEALVAIDSENFEILNVDSAPYSQNSIYDSAKVKIDGAKIIATGNMTLKGFPKTTILPYLQFQDKEKETGAFKRLLNPHELTLQLKKTEVLPTTRENPLQISYEYEIPNHTQSLYSEFYINLHLNPIWRNTEIDSLRKTPVSANYKFEKTQVYVLELPRGASIKYLPQNQKYDSEYFGFLVEYTRTSEQIILKHSVYSNYLILPVSEYEKWNEMIKQLHQAYRQNIVLQR; encoded by the coding sequence ATGAAAAAATATAATTTTGATAAAAAAATACTGGTGGGTATTTTATTTCTACTTTTCACTTCTCTTTCTAGTAATTTGTTTTCTCAAAATCTACTTTTAGAAGAATATCGAAAAATTTATCCTAAAGAAAAAGCTGTTTTTGTTTTCAGAAAAAAAGAAATAAATATTGATTTTGATACAAAAAAAGATAGTTTCAAAATTATTTCACAAATAGAATCACGCATGTTGCATCTGCGTTTGCACTCACAAGCCTACGCACAAGAAGCAATTTCTTATTCAGATTATACAAAAATATCAGATATTGATGCCTATTCTTTGGTTCAGACGGCAGATGGAATAAGAAAAAAACAAGTAAATAATTTTCAAACTCGTGATGCTGTTTCAGACGATGTCTTTTATAATGATGTTAAAGAAAAAGTTTTTTTATTTTCTAATATCACAGCAGGAACACAGACACACCTTGCTTACAAAGAAGAACTTTTAGAACCTCGTTTTTTAGGTAGTTTTTTCTTCACTTCTTATATTCCTTCTCAAAAAACAGAAATTAGAGTTTCAGTAGCTGCTAATATAGAAATTGGTTTTGAGCTTTTTGGAGTGGACACAAGTAGAATTGAGTTTACAGAAAAAACACAAGAGAATAGAAAAATTTATACGTGGTCTTTAGAAAATGTTTCTAAATATATAGATGAAAAATCGTCGCCAAACCTTCGTTATTATGAACCTCATATAGTTTTATTTATTAAAAACAGAGAGCTAGGAAATAACAAAAAAGTACCTTTATCTTCTTCTATTAAAGATTTGTATGATTGGTATTATCCTTTCGTAAAAGAAATTGATACAATGAAAGGCTTTCCAGAATTGGAATATTTTGTAGATGAACTAACAGCAAATGATACTACACAACTAGCCAAAGCAAAAACTATTTTTGATTGGGTTGCGACACAAGTACAGTATATTGCCTTTGAAGATGGAGAACGTGGATTCAGACCAGCACAGCCTCAAAAAGTCTGTAAACGAAAATATGGAGATTGTAAGGATATGGCAAGTGCGCTTTTAGCAATGCTTAGAGTTGAGGGAATTGAAGCGCATTTTGCGTGGTTAGGCTCAAGAGATTTGCCCTATACTTATTCTCAAACGCCAGTTCCTTTAGTAGATAATCATATGATTGTAGTTGCTAAAATAAATGATAAAAATTACTTTTTAGATGCAACAGGAAACCAAGAAACATTTGGAACTCCTTCTTATTTTATACAAGCTAAAGAAGCTTTGGTAGCCATTGATTCTGAAAACTTTGAGATACTAAATGTTGATTCTGCTCCCTATTCACAAAATAGCATTTATGATAGCGCAAAAGTAAAGATTGATGGAGCAAAAATAATTGCAACAGGAAACATGACTTTAAAGGGTTTTCCCAAAACTACAATTCTTCCTTATCTACAATTTCAAGACAAAGAGAAGGAAACAGGAGCCTTCAAACGCCTTCTCAACCCTCATGAACTTACTCTTCAACTAAAAAAAACAGAGGTTTTACCAACAACAAGAGAAAACCCTTTACAGATAAGCTATGAATATGAAATTCCAAATCATACGCAGTCTTTGTATAGCGAGTTTTATATTAACCTTCATCTAAACCCTATTTGGAGAAATACAGAAATTGATAGTTTGAGAAAAACTCCTGTAAGTGCAAATTACAAATTTGAAAAAACACAGGTCTATGTATTAGAATTACCAAGAGGAGCAAGTATTAAATATCTACCTCAAAATCAAAAATATGATTCAGAGTATTTTGGCTTTTTAGTAGAATATACACGAACCTCTGAACAAATTATTTTGAAACATTCTGTATATAGTAATTATCTGATTCTGCCTGTTTCAGAGTATGAGAAATGGAATGAAATGATAAAACAATTACACCAAGCTTACAGACAGAATATTGTCTTGCAGCGTTAA
- a CDS encoding metal-dependent hydrolase has product MDSVTQIVLGAAVGELIAGRKIGNQAMLWGAVAGTIPDLDVLANPFLDIVQELRWHRSLMHSVLFAVLIAPLLGWLFNFLGTKYKLKFLSEMSFWRWTHLFFWGMITHSWLDIFTTWGTKIFYPFSDYGYATKTVFVVDFFYTIPFLILLLWARFLPVFKENSYNEKRAFLVWFGVGMSSFYLLMGVINQQRVNSVFEENLKAQNIDYLRYDTKTTPLNILLWNNIVETENGYYSGYYSVLDKNTEIKYYSFDKNWQLLDPIKDNEKVKQLLEVPQGYYTVETRTENGKKIYQINDLRFGQLDGWQNGNGDFVFTYLITENKDGSLSFEQKKNNFKEGFALLLQLFERALGK; this is encoded by the coding sequence ATGGATTCAGTTACACAAATCGTATTAGGAGCAGCTGTTGGCGAACTTATCGCAGGGCGAAAAATAGGAAATCAAGCTATGCTTTGGGGAGCAGTTGCAGGAACAATTCCAGATTTAGATGTTTTGGCAAATCCATTTTTGGATATTGTACAAGAACTGCGTTGGCATCGTAGTTTGATGCACTCTGTGTTGTTTGCAGTTTTGATAGCTCCTCTTTTGGGCTGGCTTTTTAATTTTTTGGGAACGAAATATAAGCTCAAATTTCTATCAGAGATGAGCTTTTGGAGATGGACACATTTGTTTTTTTGGGGAATGATTACACACTCTTGGTTAGATATTTTTACTACTTGGGGAACAAAAATTTTCTATCCTTTTTCAGATTATGGTTACGCTACAAAGACTGTTTTTGTAGTTGATTTTTTCTATACTATTCCTTTTCTTATTTTACTTCTTTGGGCTAGGTTTCTTCCTGTTTTTAAAGAAAATTCATACAATGAAAAACGTGCTTTTTTGGTTTGGTTTGGCGTGGGAATGTCTTCTTTTTATTTGTTGATGGGAGTGATTAATCAGCAGCGAGTAAATTCTGTTTTTGAAGAAAACTTAAAAGCACAAAATATTGATTACCTACGTTACGATACCAAGACAACACCTTTGAATATTCTACTTTGGAATAATATTGTCGAAACAGAAAACGGTTATTATAGTGGATATTATTCTGTTTTGGATAAAAATACGGAAATAAAATATTATTCCTTTGATAAAAACTGGCAGCTTTTAGACCCAATAAAAGATAATGAAAAAGTCAAACAACTCTTAGAAGTTCCACAAGGATATTATACTGTAGAAACAAGAACAGAAAATGGAAAAAAAATCTATCAAATCAATGACCTTCGTTTTGGGCAATTAGATGGTTGGCAAAATGGAAATGGAGATTTTGTTTTTACTTATTTGATTACAGAAAACAAAGACGGAAGTTTATCTTTCGAACAAAAGAAAAACAACTTTAAGGAAGGATTCGCACTCCTACTCCAACTTTTTGAAAGAGCTTTAGGAAAGTAA
- the fahA gene encoding fumarylacetoacetase — protein sequence MSAHTFKANNPALKSFVEVSKDSDFPIQNLPFGIFSTDNAQDARVGVRIGDFVLDLAELSELNLFDNLDFDHSVFYENVLNPFIELGQQNWRATREKISELLQAGSDLERHKDKVLFSIEQVTMHMPVKVGDYTDFYSSIEHATNVGKMFRPNGDALLPNWRHIPVGYHGRASSIVISGTDIHRPKGQILPKDATEPIFSPCRLLDFELEMAFIVGKSTALGNSVSISEAENHIFGMVVFNDWSARDIQKWEYVPLGPFLGKSFASSISPWIVTLDALEPFRVASPEQDPEVLDYLKYEEKHNFDINLEVDLMPEGGEATTISKSNFKYMYWNMAQQLTHHTVNGCNINVGDMCASGTISGKDETAYGSMLELSWAGKNTINLKDGGERKFIQDNDTIVMRGFCQNDSVRIGFGEVSGKVLPAK from the coding sequence ATGTCAGCACACACATTCAAAGCTAATAATCCAGCCTTAAAATCTTTTGTAGAAGTTTCGAAAGATTCTGATTTTCCAATTCAAAATTTGCCATTCGGTATTTTTTCTACTGATAATGCACAAGATGCTCGTGTAGGTGTGCGTATTGGAGATTTTGTATTGGATTTGGCAGAGCTTTCAGAACTCAATCTTTTTGACAATTTGGATTTTGACCACAGCGTTTTTTATGAAAATGTTCTCAATCCTTTTATAGAATTAGGGCAACAAAATTGGAGAGCAACACGAGAAAAAATTTCAGAATTATTACAAGCAGGTTCTGATTTAGAACGACATAAAGACAAAGTTCTTTTTTCGATTGAACAGGTAACGATGCACATGCCTGTAAAAGTAGGTGATTATACAGATTTTTATTCTAGTATCGAACATGCTACCAATGTAGGCAAAATGTTCCGTCCAAATGGCGATGCACTCCTTCCAAATTGGCGACATATTCCTGTTGGTTATCACGGTCGTGCTTCTTCAATTGTGATTTCGGGTACAGATATTCATAGACCTAAAGGACAAATTCTTCCAAAAGATGCCACAGAGCCTATTTTTTCGCCTTGTCGTTTGCTAGATTTTGAATTAGAGATGGCGTTCATTGTTGGAAAATCTACTGCTTTAGGAAATTCTGTTTCTATCAGCGAAGCCGAAAATCATATTTTTGGAATGGTTGTCTTTAATGATTGGTCGGCTAGAGATATTCAAAAGTGGGAATATGTGCCATTGGGTCCCTTTTTAGGAAAAAGCTTTGCCTCTTCTATTTCTCCTTGGATAGTTACTCTTGATGCTTTAGAGCCATTTAGAGTAGCCAGTCCAGAGCAAGACCCAGAAGTTTTGGATTATCTAAAATACGAAGAAAAACATAATTTTGATATTAATTTAGAAGTAGATTTGATGCCAGAAGGTGGAGAAGCAACTACAATTTCAAAGTCTAATTTCAAATATATGTATTGGAATATGGCGCAACAACTTACCCATCATACTGTAAATGGTTGTAATATTAATGTTGGCGATATGTGTGCTTCAGGTACAATTAGTGGAAAAGATGAAACAGCGTATGGCTCAATGTTGGAACTTTCTTGGGCAGGAAAAAATACAATCAACTTGAAAGATGGAGGAGAACGCAAATTTATTCAAGATAATGATACGATTGTAATGCGTGGTTTTTGTCAGAATGATTCTGTAAGAATTGGTTTTGGCGAAGTAAGTGGAAAAGTTCTTCCAGCTAAATAA